One Pochonia chlamydosporia 170 chromosome 5, whole genome shotgun sequence DNA segment encodes these proteins:
- a CDS encoding subtilisin (similar to Talaromyces stipitatus ATCC 10500 XP_002484416.1), translating into MVSLRFWLCSLLALPLALAGHGGRIPRSYIIELSDSQTSADKFVTNLNRHGIAIKLDRDLSFSLFHGGSFSLSENTHEAATVKRISSMSIVKSISPVRELHRPQRQVSTVGDGLFERDAQLRKRASPEDVYYPHVMTGVDKLHKQGYFGTGLRVAVVDSGIDYKHPALGGCFGKGCRVEFGYNLVDKTDDPYDNCDGHGTHVSGLLAAQANNPYNFTGVAPNVTLGHYKVMKCHGSSSTAMILEAFKRAFEDKADIITASLGLYSGWAEEPWGLLIEKIVKAGVPCTVAVGNDGQSGMFLSSNGIDNPAGTGVGSFNNLYTPMILSRGTYSLGNGSTSEFGWSISGQSDFANGTYQLYPLSLNSSIVGDGCTSWAAKTDLSRKIVLIRRGGCNFQIKQDNAAKAGAKNILFYNDRPGVDAFEYKMPGLVGIGMVPASTGAKWISAAATSNITLHMVSNKYAKTIYSNEVNKQAGGQVSDFTEWGPSNQLMPVTTISAPGGFMLSTYPLALGGYAVESGTSMATPYMAGCIALMLEARGKISPATIKALFAATSTPNVFHDGVSASPYLASVAQQGAGLINAYNAVHETTLLNVSSIPFNDTEHLAPAWIQISNTGNVTKLYTLGHTSAATVYTLSNNQTVPQTINTGSFMDRNTKYASIQFSKRIIRLSPGKSTVVKITASPPLGLKAARIPIYSGFITLNGTTDSLSIPYLGAATSMRNVTILDKTANYLASSATKKRVKSNDLFVLPSPNETAGAQNTSNPVFNVRLSMGTALLRVDVKANGSVVGQVAGFPKTYLPRSVDSIGVRPVRWTGQLAEGGFVPAGTYSLVVRALKIFGDPDVIADYDVVESERFRVVYAGEKKVKRVVRV; encoded by the exons ATGGTTTCCTTGCGATTCTGGCTGTGTAGCCTTTTGGCCCTGCCGCTGGCTCTAGCTGGTCATGGAGGGAGAATTCCCAGGAGTTACATTATCGAATTATCTGATTCTCAAACC TCTGCCGACAAGTTCGTCACCAACTTAAATCGCcatggcatcgccatcaagCTCGACCGCGATTTATCCTTTTCCCTCTTCCACGGCGGCTCATTCAGCCTCTCTGAAAACACGCATGAAGCGGCTACCGTCAAAAGaatctcatccatgtccatcgtGAAGAGCATCTCGCCTGTTCGCGAACTCCACCGCCCTCAACGCCAAGTTTCTACCGTTGGCGATGGACTTTTCGAGCGTGATGCCCAACTGAGGAAGCGGGCATCTCCCGAAGACGTCTACTACCCCCATGTCATGACTGGTGTAGATAAACTTCACAAGCAGGGATATTTCGGAACGGGGCTCCGTGTTGCAGTAGTAGATTCTGGCATTGACTACAAACATCCTGCGCTGGGAGGGTGCTTCGGCAAAGGCTGTCGAGTAGAGTTCGGGTATAACCTGGTTGACAAGACGGACGATCCGTACGACAACTGCGACGGCCATG GAACTCATGTTTCCGGCCTCCTCGCCGCGCAGGCTAACAACCCGTACAACTTTACTGGTGTGGCTCCCAACGTGACTCTCGGGCACTACAAAGTCATGAAATGCCACGGCAGCTCTAGCACAGCCATGATCCTCGAAGCTTTCAAGAGGGCATTTGAAGATAAGGCAGATATAATCACCGCGTCTCTCGGCCTATACAGCGGCTGGGCAGAAG AACCATGGGGTCTCCTCATCGAAAAGATTGTCAAGGCTGGCGTTCCCTGTACCGTTGCCGTCGGAAATGACGGGCAGTCAGGCATGTTTCTCTCCTCCAATGGCATCGATAACCCTGCCGGCACGGGAGTCGGCTCCTTTAACAACTTGTACACGCCCATGATACTGTCAAGAGGGACATATAGCCTGGGCAACGGGTCAACCAGTGAATTCGGCTGGTCCATCTCCGGACAGTCAGATTTCGCCAACGGCACATACCAGCTCTACCCCTTGAGCCTGAACTCCTCTATCGTAGGGGATGGCTGCACATCCTGGGCAGCCAAAACAGATCTCTCCCGCAAAATAGTCCTCATCCGCCGCGGAGGGTGCAATTTCCAAATCAAGCAGGATAATGCCGCCAAAGCGGGTGCCAAGAACATCCTCTTCTACAATGATCGTCCTGGCGTAGACGCCTTTGAATACAAGATGCCTGGCCTCGTGGGTATAGGTATGGTGCCCGCCAGCACGGGAGCGAAATGGATATCTGCCGCTgcaacatccaacatcaCTCTCCATATGGTCAGCAATAAGTACGCCAAGACTATTTACAGCAACGAAGTTAACAAACAAGCCGGCGGCCAAGTAAGCGACTTTACAGAATGGGGACCGAGCAATCAACTCATGCCCGTGACAACCATCTCCGCCCCCGGAGGATTCATGCTGTCTACATACCCTCTCGCACTGGGAGGCTACGCCGTCGAATCAGGAACATCCATGGCAACGCCATACATGGCCGGCTGTATAGCCCTTATGCTTGAGGCGCGAGGGAAGATCTCCCCTGCTACCATTAAGGCCCTCTTCGCAGCTACATCTACGCCTAATGTATTTCACGACGGCGTGTCAGCATCTCCGTATCTCGCGTCCGTGGCACAGCAAGGCGCCGGCTTAATTAATGCTTACAACGCCGTTCACGAAACCACCCTCCTCAACGTGAGCAGTATCCCGTTCAACGATACTGAACATCTCGCCCCGGCGTGGATCCAAATCAGCAACACCGGCAACGTCACCAAACTGTACACGCTGGGCCATACCAGCGCAGCAACAGTATACACCCTCTCTAATAACCAGACCGTCCCACAGACCATCAACACCGGCTCCTTTATGgacagaaacaccaaatacGCCTCCATCCAGTTCAGCAAACGCATCATCCGCCTCAGCCCCGGCAAATCCACCGTTGTTAAAATCACCGCCTCGCCACCTCTAGGTCTAAAAGCCGCAAGAATCCCCATCTACAGCGGATTTATTACTCTCAACGGCACGACTGATTCACTCTCCATTCCGTACCTCGGCGCCGCGACCTCCATGCGCAATGTGACCATCCTGGACAAGACGGCCAACTACCTCGCCTCCAGTGCTACCAAGAAGCGCGTCAAGTCAAACGATCTCTTCGTGCTGCCTAGCCCGAATGAAACGGCAGGTGCGCAAAATACGAGTAATCCCGTGTTTAATGTGCGGCTTTCGATGGGCACGGCGCTCCTCCGCGTGGATGTCAAGGCGAATGGCTCTGTGGTGGGACAAGTCGCTGGGTTTCCAAAGACATATCTCCCGCGGAGTGTGGACTCTATCGGGGTTCGACCTGTGCGGTGGACGGGCCAGTTGGCTGAGGGGGGGTTTGTCCCTGCCGGGACGTATTCTTTGGTTGTAAGGGCGCTTAAGATTTTTGGGGATCCGGATGTTATTGCGGATtatgatgttgttgagtcgGAGAGGTTTCGGGTTGTGTATGCgggggagaagaaggtgaaGCGAGTTGTGCGGGTGTAG